Proteins from a single region of Canis lupus baileyi chromosome 35, mCanLup2.hap1, whole genome shotgun sequence:
- the GCSAM gene encoding germinal center-associated signaling and motility protein isoform X2 has product MGNSLLRENRWQQDTQEIPWTPKNQSRKQRTSRCCYCYFAEGCFCLPCRKICIFKAKPDSPKESKEMSSAPTQDSADQSSSEDLCYTLINHSVLGGKSSGISAERHSSSPEDAYELIIPRRVFSYSLQQPHPPTPHLENRVSY; this is encoded by the exons ATGGGGAACTCTCTGCTAAGGGAAAACAG GTGGCAGCAGGACACTCAAGAAATACCCTGGACTCCGAAAAATCAAAGCCGCAAACAGAGAACATCCAG ATGCTGTTACTGCTACTTTGCTGAAGGGTGTTTCTGCCTTCCGTG taGAAAAATATGCATCTTTAAAGCAAAACCAGATTCCCCAAAGGAGA gTAAAGAAATGTCATCTGCTCCCACGCAG GACAGTGCTGACCAGAGCTCCTCGGAAGATCTCTGCTACACCCTCATTAATCACAGCGTCCTTGGGGGAAAGTCATCAGGGATCTCTGCTGAGAG GCATTCGTCTTCCCCAGAAGATGCATATGAACTCATCATACCTAGGAGAGTCTTCTCCTACTCCCTGCAACAGCCACATCCACCAACACCACATTTGGAGAACCGGGTTTCCTACTGA
- the GCSAM gene encoding germinal center-associated signaling and motility protein isoform X1, with protein MGNSLLRENRWQQDTQEIPWTPKNQSRKQRTSRCCYCYFAEGCFCLPCRKICIFKAKPDSPKESKEMSSAPTQDSADQSSSEDLCYTLINHSVLGGKSSGISAERCYENISPKTETPRESLGKTEVSYALLRVPSSPRHSSSPEDAYELIIPRRVFSYSLQQPHPPTPHLENRVSY; from the exons ATGGGGAACTCTCTGCTAAGGGAAAACAG GTGGCAGCAGGACACTCAAGAAATACCCTGGACTCCGAAAAATCAAAGCCGCAAACAGAGAACATCCAG ATGCTGTTACTGCTACTTTGCTGAAGGGTGTTTCTGCCTTCCGTG taGAAAAATATGCATCTTTAAAGCAAAACCAGATTCCCCAAAGGAGA gTAAAGAAATGTCATCTGCTCCCACGCAG GACAGTGCTGACCAGAGCTCCTCGGAAGATCTCTGCTACACCCTCATTAATCACAGCGTCCTTGGGGGAAAGTCATCAGGGATCTCTGCTGAGAGGTGCTATGAGAACATTTCCCCTAAAACCGAGACACCCAGGGAGTCCTTGGGAAAAACCGAGGTTTCATACGCACTTCTCCGTGTGCCTTCCTCTCCAAGGCATTCGTCTTCCCCAGAAGATGCATATGAACTCATCATACCTAGGAGAGTCTTCTCCTACTCCCTGCAACAGCCACATCCACCAACACCACATTTGGAGAACCGGGTTTCCTACTGA